A region of Antricoccus suffuscus DNA encodes the following proteins:
- a CDS encoding histidine phosphatase family protein has protein sequence MQLLLIRHALPVHQKVDSGSADPELAPHGHLQAQALADGLSNETIDAIYSSTMARAKQTAAPLAKLRDLEVTLDARLVEADSKSSQYTPVHILAKTDPAKWERMKQGAPPEMEDFGKFKERVVACMESIIAAHPGRQTVAVFAHAWVLNAYLGHILKIDQYLPFVIDYTGLSKVIATRGGRRVTIAINQYAYGWGCSDSPVTVRPDEE, from the coding sequence ATGCAACTTCTGCTTATTCGTCATGCACTCCCGGTCCATCAAAAAGTCGATTCCGGGTCGGCCGACCCGGAGCTCGCGCCACACGGGCACCTGCAGGCGCAGGCGCTGGCCGACGGCCTCAGCAACGAGACGATCGACGCGATCTACTCCAGCACCATGGCACGCGCTAAGCAGACGGCAGCGCCTCTGGCCAAACTGCGTGACCTCGAGGTCACGCTTGATGCTCGTTTGGTAGAGGCGGACTCGAAGTCATCGCAATACACGCCGGTGCATATTTTGGCTAAGACCGATCCGGCGAAATGGGAGCGGATGAAGCAGGGCGCGCCGCCGGAGATGGAGGACTTCGGGAAGTTCAAGGAACGTGTCGTCGCATGCATGGAGTCGATCATCGCGGCGCACCCCGGCCGGCAGACCGTCGCGGTCTTCGCGCACGCGTGGGTGCTCAACGCCTACCTCGGGCACATCCTGAAAATTGACCAGTACCTTCCGTTCGTGATCGACTACACCGGCTTGTCCAAGGTGATCGCCACTCGTGGCGGCCGGCGGGTCACGATCGCGATCAACCAGTATGCCTACGGTTGGGGCTGCTCTGACTCGCCCGTGACGGTCCGCCCCGACGAGGAGTAG
- a CDS encoding MBL fold metallo-hydrolase yields MTHTDTSYITEQYGEVTVLVGAQSGAYPFANSLLIPGADTTAVIDPSLSLVGSAPPADLVLITHAHEDHIAGVGKYDVPVHVHDRDRERLQSPEALITGFDTPPDSFESSVAKMRDFFHVEGIPDAQGFEDGTVFDLGGRTVTVIHLPGHTAGHSGFLIEPDGFLFVGDIDLTGIGPLYSDVGSSLTDFEASARRCVDIDAQWYGTSHQKGVIDGAGEFRRRLDAYMGVVQRRDDTMLAFLREPAYFDEIAERRLVYRPHVEGAHVAPVERSTAQQHLERLIGQGRVAEVEPGRFRAV; encoded by the coding sequence ATGACTCACACGGACACCTCTTATATCACTGAGCAGTACGGCGAGGTGACGGTGCTGGTTGGCGCGCAATCGGGCGCGTATCCGTTCGCCAACTCGCTATTAATACCTGGTGCCGATACAACAGCAGTCATCGATCCGTCGCTGTCGCTTGTCGGCAGCGCGCCGCCGGCAGATCTGGTACTGATCACTCACGCGCATGAGGACCACATCGCTGGCGTCGGCAAATATGATGTCCCGGTCCACGTGCATGATCGAGACCGTGAGCGGCTGCAATCGCCCGAAGCGTTGATCACCGGATTCGATACACCGCCGGACTCGTTCGAGTCATCGGTCGCCAAGATGCGCGACTTCTTCCATGTGGAAGGAATCCCGGACGCGCAGGGCTTTGAGGACGGGACCGTGTTCGACCTCGGCGGCCGTACCGTCACGGTCATCCACCTGCCCGGCCATACCGCGGGCCATAGCGGGTTTCTCATTGAGCCCGACGGATTCTTGTTTGTGGGTGATATCGACCTGACCGGGATCGGCCCGCTGTATTCCGATGTGGGCAGCAGTCTCACCGATTTCGAAGCGTCGGCTCGACGCTGCGTCGATATCGACGCACAGTGGTACGGCACATCGCACCAGAAGGGAGTGATCGACGGCGCCGGTGAGTTCCGGCGTCGGCTCGACGCATACATGGGCGTGGTCCAGCGCCGCGATGACACAATGCTGGCTTTTCTCCGCGAGCCCGCCTACTTTGACGAGATCGCCGAGCGGCGGCTCGTCTACCGCCCGCACGTCGAAGGAGCCCATGTTGCGCCAGTCGAGCGGTCCACGGCTCAGCAGCACCTCGAACGGCTGATCGGCCAAGGGCGAGTCGCGGAGGTCGAGCCCGGGCGATTCCGCGCCGTTTAA
- the thiE gene encoding thiamine phosphate synthase, which yields MKVDLSLYLVTDSAQSRARGRDIVDTVSLAVAGGVTAVQIREKTASDKEFLDVVTRVAAALPPTVALFVNDRVEVFLAAQARGIRVSGVHVGQSDQTVSAVRSAIGDDAIIGLSARTDEQLAAAAADPARVDYVGIGTLHPTSTKPDAPDALGIEEFARLASLIDLPAVAIGGITASDMALLRANGAAGAAVVSAICAAEDPEVAARELSQRWNGAE from the coding sequence GTGAAGGTCGACCTCTCCCTCTACTTGGTGACCGACTCGGCGCAGTCCCGTGCGCGTGGACGCGACATCGTCGACACGGTCTCGCTCGCCGTCGCCGGCGGAGTCACCGCCGTACAAATCCGCGAAAAAACCGCGTCGGACAAGGAGTTTCTGGACGTCGTGACGAGAGTAGCAGCGGCGCTGCCACCGACAGTCGCATTGTTTGTCAACGATCGCGTGGAGGTCTTCCTTGCAGCGCAGGCCCGCGGCATACGGGTGAGCGGCGTACACGTCGGGCAGTCTGACCAGACCGTGTCAGCGGTGCGGAGCGCCATCGGCGACGACGCCATAATCGGGCTCAGTGCTCGCACAGACGAGCAGCTAGCGGCCGCGGCGGCCGATCCAGCGCGCGTGGACTACGTCGGTATCGGCACGCTACACCCGACCAGCACCAAACCGGACGCACCCGACGCACTGGGCATCGAGGAGTTCGCCCGGCTGGCCAGTCTCATCGATTTGCCGGCCGTCGCGATTGGCGGGATCACGGCGTCAGATATGGCTTTGTTGCGGGCGAACGGCGCCGCGGGCGCGGCCGTCGTCTCGGCCATCTGCGCCGCCGAGGACCCCGAAGTGGCCGCTCGCGAGCTCTCTCAAAGGTGGAATGGCGCAGAATGA
- a CDS encoding bifunctional hydroxymethylpyrimidine kinase/phosphomethylpyrimidine kinase, which produces MNTDNPTSIPRVLSIAGTDPTGGAGIQADLKSIAANGGYGMAVVTALVAQNTTGVRSVHVPPSSFLTEQLDAVSDDVAIDAVKIGMLGNVEIIDTVRGWLDRARPPIVVLDPVMVATSGDRLLDAEAEAAMRALLSRVDLVTPNIPELAVLAEEDAALTWEAVLAQATRVSAAHSVIVLAKGGHLDGDAAPDALVDASAALSGRRTVVEFPGRRIKTKHTHGTGCSLSSALATVQPQTGNWEKSVAQVKAWLTESIANGAGLHVGHGHGPVHHFAGMWSRGGTVTRSTADDVAKKWWTGIRSVRDGIDALPFVRGLGDGTLGHDQFSWYLAQDALYLRDYSRVLAHASALAATTDEQTFWAANAHGALATELQLHEGWLGPEHTFDTPPSATTTAYLNHLLACAARGDYAVLIAALLPCFWIYDDVGARLHPLATPGHPYRSWLQTYADPQFAALSKQAVEIVTGLAARADIATQQAMWEAFRTSADHELAFFAAPHAAVE; this is translated from the coding sequence ATGAATACCGACAACCCGACATCGATTCCCCGCGTGCTCAGCATCGCCGGGACCGATCCCACCGGCGGGGCCGGCATACAAGCCGACCTCAAAAGCATCGCCGCCAACGGCGGTTACGGCATGGCCGTCGTCACCGCGCTGGTCGCCCAAAACACCACGGGAGTCCGGTCGGTGCACGTCCCACCCTCATCGTTCCTGACCGAGCAGCTCGACGCGGTGAGCGACGACGTGGCGATCGATGCGGTCAAGATCGGGATGCTCGGCAACGTCGAAATCATCGATACGGTCCGCGGATGGCTCGACAGGGCACGCCCGCCGATCGTCGTACTCGACCCGGTGATGGTTGCCACCAGTGGCGACCGGCTGCTCGATGCAGAAGCCGAGGCGGCGATGCGTGCGCTGCTGAGCCGGGTAGACCTCGTGACGCCCAATATCCCCGAGCTCGCCGTACTAGCGGAGGAGGACGCTGCGTTGACGTGGGAAGCGGTCCTAGCGCAAGCAACCCGTGTCTCGGCGGCGCATAGCGTGATCGTTCTGGCAAAAGGTGGGCACCTCGACGGTGATGCGGCACCAGACGCCCTCGTCGACGCGTCCGCGGCACTGTCCGGCCGGCGAACGGTCGTCGAATTCCCAGGGCGGCGCATCAAGACCAAACACACGCACGGCACAGGCTGCTCTCTGTCCTCAGCGCTGGCTACGGTGCAGCCGCAAACCGGCAACTGGGAGAAGTCCGTCGCACAAGTGAAAGCCTGGCTGACGGAGAGCATCGCGAACGGCGCCGGGCTGCACGTCGGCCACGGGCACGGGCCGGTCCATCACTTTGCCGGCATGTGGTCGCGCGGCGGAACGGTGACCAGATCGACCGCCGACGACGTAGCCAAGAAGTGGTGGACCGGGATTAGGTCCGTCCGAGACGGTATCGACGCACTTCCCTTCGTGCGCGGGCTGGGCGACGGCACGCTGGGGCACGACCAGTTTTCCTGGTACCTGGCACAAGACGCCCTGTATCTTCGTGACTACTCGCGAGTGCTGGCCCACGCCAGCGCACTCGCGGCCACTACCGACGAACAGACGTTCTGGGCAGCTAACGCGCATGGCGCGCTCGCGACCGAGCTACAGCTGCATGAAGGCTGGCTCGGGCCGGAGCACACATTCGACACGCCGCCAAGCGCGACCACAACGGCGTACCTCAACCACCTGCTGGCCTGCGCGGCTCGCGGCGACTACGCCGTACTCATCGCCGCGCTGCTCCCCTGCTTCTGGATCTATGACGACGTCGGTGCGCGGTTACATCCGTTGGCCACGCCCGGTCACCCATATCGGTCCTGGCTGCAGACCTACGCCGATCCGCAGTTCGCGGCACTCAGCAAGCAGGCGGTCGAGATCGTCACCGGGCTGGCGGCGCGCGCGGATATCGCTACGCAGCAGGCAATGTGGGAAGCGTTTCGCACGTCGGCCGACCACGAGCTCGCATTTTTCGCCGCGCCGCACGCTGCCGTTGAATAG
- the thiM gene encoding hydroxyethylthiazole kinase: MTRTPEDPISFTQTALSRVRADAPLVQCITNSVVVNFTANAMLALGASPAMADIPQEAGAFASIASGLLINLGTPRAEQREAMTEAAVAANTAGTPWVLDPVAIGSMPVRTPFSYQLRDLRPTIIRGNASEVIALAGDGAGGRGVDATDDVETALPAATALAAQTGSVVAVSGPVDLVTNGTSAVRIANGSPLLTQVTGGGCALGAVMAAFAAVDEDRLSTTIAAIMVYTIAAELAAEKSTGPGSFAVGFIDALAAIDGDAIAQRAAIL; the protein is encoded by the coding sequence ATGACGCGTACGCCGGAAGACCCCATCAGCTTTACCCAAACGGCCTTAAGCCGAGTGCGCGCCGATGCGCCGCTCGTCCAGTGCATCACCAACAGCGTCGTCGTCAACTTCACCGCCAACGCAATGCTCGCGCTGGGCGCATCTCCTGCCATGGCGGACATCCCACAGGAAGCAGGCGCGTTCGCCAGCATCGCGTCGGGCCTACTGATCAACCTCGGTACTCCGCGTGCCGAACAGCGGGAGGCGATGACCGAGGCAGCCGTGGCCGCCAATACGGCCGGTACGCCGTGGGTACTGGACCCGGTCGCCATCGGATCGATGCCCGTGCGCACGCCGTTCAGCTACCAACTTCGCGACCTTCGTCCAACAATCATCCGCGGCAACGCCTCCGAGGTCATCGCCCTCGCCGGCGATGGCGCCGGTGGCCGCGGCGTCGATGCGACCGATGACGTCGAGACTGCACTACCCGCTGCCACCGCGCTCGCAGCGCAGACGGGCAGCGTGGTCGCGGTCTCGGGGCCGGTGGACCTGGTCACCAACGGTACGTCGGCCGTGCGGATCGCCAACGGAAGTCCGCTGCTGACTCAGGTGACCGGTGGTGGCTGTGCGTTGGGCGCCGTAATGGCCGCGTTCGCCGCAGTGGATGAAGATCGACTGTCCACCACGATCGCAGCGATCATGGTTTACACGATTGCCGCGGAGCTTGCCGCCGAAAAAAGCACCGGGCCCGGTTCGTTCGCGGTCGGCTTTATCGATGCTCTGGCCGCGATCGACGGCGACGCGATCGCCCAGAGGGCGGCGATCTTGTGA